The Cydia pomonella isolate Wapato2018A chromosome 11, ilCydPomo1, whole genome shotgun sequence DNA window AAGTGCTCCAAGAATGTTATTGTAGTCCTAGCTAAAAGACAGTCAATAATTTTGAAATAGTTTTGTATTGTAAACCTAGTTACTGATTAGTAATCAGTATTTGGTACAGTAAAGTCGTGAATATGTCCGGGCGTTAGTATATTCGTGCGTGCGTGAATTAATAACAAGCACTGATAGATTACGGGTTGAATTATTTTATGGGGGAAAATAAAAGCCGTACTTTTTTCATAAAAGATGAAAGTTGGTTCATTAGGGCCTATACTAAACTAACTACAATTACAGTTTGTGGTTGTATCAAATTGCTATAAAATCAAACACGCTGTAAAAATAAGGAGGTTGGTTTGGGTATAGACTATAATATCTACATGAATATTCACGGCCGATTTTTGCCATATGTGTTACTCATCTGGCAAATATCAGccgttttatattatttattcggCATCAAATATTACAGGCTCGATCTTGGCCCGCTCTTCTCTACCTACCTACTCTAGGAAGACACTCATATCTAAAATAACTAAGACTCAAAAGagaaatattatcctttttgcatacaatatttGAATTCGTCACAATCGTGCTGAAAGATAAATTTTACTTATGTACGTAGGTAGAATTGTACTTTGTATATATAAGAACTTcaaaagaatgacaatatgagAACAACGAGGGGAAAAGCGACACGTGCCGTTCCTCTCCCGTTCCGTGAAATTCTAACATATTTTCGATAGCAAGTCTCTCAATATCGGAAAAGGACGCTTAGCATGCACGCACGTGTTTAGCTTtatcatagaaaaataagttagCATAGAGTGCTGTGCGGAGTGCGAGTGGTATAAGCGTTTTGGTGAGAAAACTGATGTAGGTATGGACCTACATCAGTTTTCTCACCAAAACGCTCACTATTTTCGTAGTAGACACTTAGCGTCAATCTTTACAATAGAcatcgcgacgaacgaaaagtttaatgctcaacaatttttagctaatattatagccggattaaccggaactctctTTTCAAccccttctgcttgtaatattagtagtaaaTTGTTACACTAATTGTCAGTCGCGACTCTCGTGACACtcttgattagtgttaagtaacggtactgataattcctctacttgacgctagatgtcgactacgaaaataataagggccgttttggtaagaaaaataatgtatgaaGTGAACGCttttatgcttacttatttctttatgGGTTTGTTAAAAGCCTACGAGGATAATAATCAGagaaaaaatgaaaacaaaacacttattttttttatctctttGTATGAACCTTATAGAACGCTTTTCTGACGTAACaagaataaatatgtataaatgtattttagtaggtattaatAGCCATTATGagaattttacacaaatttatTTCAGTAAAATAACTCCATTTAAGGTGGAGTGGCGTGGTGATGCCCATGAATACCTTTATTTGGGCCAAATAGTCATTTTCCAGGCGCAACAAGAAAAAGAGATTGACAGACGGACCAAGAACGCATGGAAGAGCTATTTACTGGTCCATGAAACGCCTCATGTCGGGAGATCTACCTGTGTCACTCAAACGTAGGCTCATGGACATACTTTCAGTCCTCACTTACGGCGTCGTTGGTCGTTGACAGAAGCTAAGAAGTCGGCCAGCGTTAGTGCCAGAGAGCTATGGAGTGCAGCATATAAGGTGTTGAACTAAGGGAACGCATCCGGAACACCACGTTGCGCTCTAAAACTCAGATTATAGATGTATTTCGAAAAGCGGTCACGTTAAAGTGGGGCTGAACTGgtcatgtctgccgcatgccgaaTGACTTGTGGGGCAACTACGCAGTGGGTGCCGAACGccacttaagagggaagaatacgACGTGATCGACCATTCTtaaggagaaaacgtttttccacttctaaatattttccattttccattattttttagtatgttattgaaaaaattaaatataggtttataggttttcgttttttttttcaaaatttgcaatacatttttaGGCTTCCATACCCGAAGggccaaacgggaccctattactgagactccgctatctgtctgtccgtccgtccgtccgtatgtcaccaggctgtatctcagttgaaatttctagtgattatgtatttctgttgtcgctataacaacaaatactaaaaataaaataaaataaatatttaagggggctcccatacaaaaaagtaatttttagataatggtacggaacccttcgtgcgcgagtccgactcgcacttggccagttttttttaaagggaaacctataaacctagaatatattatgctgaagcgatcgacatcaaaatcaaagtgatttgttaagatttagttagtggaaaacgttttcttccgaaatggaaaaaaataataaggaaaaatagCTTTGCGACCCTAGCGAAAtgacggtattttttctatgaaattccatttcgggagaaaacggtttccactaactaaatcttaacaaatcactttgattttgatgtcgatcgcttcagcataatatattctaggtttattataggtttcgctttaaaaaaaactggccaagtgcgagtctgactcgcgcacgaggggttccgtaccattatctaaaaattacttttttttatgggagcccccttaaatatttattttattttatttttagtatttgttgttatagcgacaacagTTTAATacattctaggtttataggtttcgctgttttgaaaaaaatatttgtttaaaacaaaaggaaaacctataaaccaagtttttcattgtgtcaataaaatactaaaaaattatggagaatggaaaatatttagaattggAAAAACATTTCACATTATACTTCCCTCTTGACTTCCCCCTTACTgcatataataaaacatatctgtttacatatttgaactttaatagtgGTACGAGTAGATAGAGTTAAATAACGTAAGGGTtaaatgcacatatttttactTACGTTTCTATTactacaatttaaaataattaatatatatatatatatagaagtTATGTCTTTAAACCATGCTAGTCGGTCTATACTATACTAGGTTCAAGATAAAGgtaattaacataatttacaAGAACGGACTGAAGTATCCcttcgataccattatcggtATCTACAAATTAATCGACGACGAGCCTTTGTAGATATGGTTTCATTTTAACACGTacgtaaacattaaaattacgGTATCTAAATTTAGATCAAATTGTGCAGCGTATAGGGTTGTTAAACGTAATAAACGTTACAAAACTGCCTCTATATTAATGACTAGCGGTTGTCTTGAGTGGTTGGTtagaaaataacattagaattAAGTCCGTAATCTGTATATTTTTTGGTTTGGCAATATTGTCGATCatcttttttcgtttttatttgattatttactaAGTACTGTTGCGTCTAGTGCCTAATTCGTGTAGTATGTTGAATCTAGGATATCTAGACTGCTgaataaaactatagcggactgtAAACACTAATTTAATTACTGGTAATTACAGAggtagttataattatttttggcGCGACGCGATATGTGTGCGTTCCGCGAGCCGTAAGTTCGATTCTGGCCGTCCCCCCGCGGACCGGCCCCGGTCCCCGTCGCGGGCTAACCGGTCCGGTGACGTGACGGTGGACGTCATCGCTGTTGCTGTGGAGTTAATTCGATGCGGCGGCGGGCTTGTCGCCAACATATACTCCCGGCGTTGAAGAGCTTGGGTCTTCAAGATCTTGTATGGGTAGAGGACAAATTGTATTGAAGGCCCGACGAATGACTCCCTTTTTCGTCCTTATGTCGGCTACTCTTGCGACGCCATCTCTGCCAGGCAGCACTTGAACGATGCGGCCGAGGAGCCACATAAGCGGCGGTAAGTTCTTGTCCTTGATTACCACCATGGTTCCGACGTCGAGGTAGCCCCTTGAGCTCTGCCATTTGGTTCTCTGTTGCAGGCCAGTAACGTACTCGTTGGAGAACCTGTTCCAGAAGTGCTGTTTCAGAAACTCGATGCGCTGGTACCTTTGGAGTGAGGTAATCTTTTGATCAGTGAGCTGAGGGTAAGGCAAAGACGTGAGAGGCCTTCCAATCAAGAAATGAGCTGGACTCAAAAAGGTTAGATCAGATGGATCATTAGAAAGTGGCGTAAGAGGACGTGAGTTTAAAATCGCTTCGATCTTTACTAAACATGTAGCCAATAACTCATAGGTGAGGTGTGTAAGACCTAGGGTTCGTCGCAGGTGGTACTTTACCGACTTCACCGCAGACTCCCAGATTCCTCCGAAGTGAGGTGTGTATGCTGGGATGAAAGAGAAATTAATTTGCGCGTCGGCCATGTCTGCCGCAAAGTCTTGTTTTAAGAGATTTGAGAGCTCATTGAAGCTACCAACAAAGGTCGTGCCATTATCTGAGAATATTACCTTTGGTTTGCCACGACGACCAATAAATCGGTTAAGAGCTGCCATAAAAGCCTCCTTGGTTAAATCCGAAACAAGCTCCAAATGAAGTGCCTTGGATGCTAAACACACAAATATGCAAATGTAGGCCTTGATGAGCCTACACCCCCTACCTTTGCGGTCAGCTATAAGAATTGGACCGGCGTAATCGGTGCCTGTTTCGAGGAACGGATATTCAAGGTGCAACCTTTCTTTCGGCAAGTTACCCATTACTGGTTGCACTGTTTCACCTTTCAACCGAACACATTTGAGACAAGTATGGACAACCTGTTTTGCCAAGTTCCTTCCTCCGAGCGGCCAGTAGTTAAGTTTTATAGTCGCTAGAAGTAATTGAGGAGGCGCGTGAAGTAGACGTAAGTGGAACATTTTAAAAAGCAGCCTTGCGAGATGATGCTTACTACAGAGGACTATAGGATGCTTTGTGCTATAGTCATAGAATGAGTTGATGAGTCGACCCCCGACTCTAATAAGCCCTGAATCAATAAATGGTGACAGCGAACTAAGCCGGC harbors:
- the LOC133523007 gene encoding uncharacterized protein LOC133523007 isoform X4, with the protein product MRIKKLDDSYDSFDSYQSELEMLAEDPTEQYTARELFERSYYKEIAAARELVDRHRSQRAKEVQSEVLQRVRYWPATENQMAELKGLPRRRNHGGNQGQELTAAYVAPRPHRSSAAWQRWRRKSSRHKDEKGSHSSGLQYNLSSTHTRS
- the LOC133523007 gene encoding uncharacterized protein LOC133523007 isoform X3 — encoded protein: MRIKKLDDSYDSFDSYQSELEMLAEDPTEQYTARELFERSYYKEIAAARELVDRHRSQRAKEVQSEVPAHRVSETALLEQVLQRVRYWPATENQMAELKGLPRRRNHGGNQGQELTAAYVAPRPHRSSAAWQRWRRKSSRHKDEKGSHSSGLQYNLSSTHTRS